CACAGCCAGTTCGGCCAGCCGGTGCCGAGCCCGGAGTGCGGGTCGCGCAGCGCGCGCAGCCGGCCGCGCGCCAGCGGCTGTGGCGGGGCGTTCCAGCGCAGGTGGTCGGCACGGGCCACGAGGCGGGGCCGGGCGCCCTGTTCGGCCAGCAGGGTCGCGGTCTCCAGCGCGGACTGCCCGGAGCCGAGCACGGTGACGTCCTGGCCGGCGAAGCGGCGCAGATCGCGGTGGTCGCTGCTGTGCGAGGCGAGCTCCGGGGGCAGTTCGAGCAGCGGCCACGGGCGGTTGACGAAGGGCATCACCCCGACGGCGAGCGCCACGGTCCGGGCCGGGATCTGCTCGCCGGTGTCCGTCTCGACGTGGAAGCCGTCGCCGTCAGGGCGTACGGAGGTGACGGTGACCTCCTCGACCTGCGGTACCGCCCGTTCGCCGAACCACCTGCCGTACGCGGCGAAGGTGTCGAGGGGCAGCGGGACGCCGTGCTCGGCGGTCAGATCGTGGGCGGCGCAGTAGTCGGCCAGGGTGTGGCCGCCGGCCGGGTCGGAGAGATCGGTGGACCAGGGCTCGGACTTGAGGAGCATGCCGTCGGGCATGTGAGCGCGCCACGAGGCCATCGGCCGGCCCAGGACCCGCAGCCGCAGTCCGGCCGCCGCCGCATGCGCGGCGATCGAGAGTCCGTAGGGGCCGGCGCCCACCACGACGAGGTCGTACATGGAAGTTCCCTGCTCTTTCTTTTGTGCGGTGCGGGTTGGTGCGCGGTGCGGTGCGCGCGATGCGGCTCCGCCCTTGCCTTCGGTGGACCGTGTGGGGGACGGAGGGCGGTCAGGGGCTGTCGGGGAGGGGCCGGGGCGCGCCGTACGGGTCATCTCCCGGAGGGCGTCAGGGGATTGCCGACGCGGCGGGCGTGCGGAGGGACGGACGCCGTTCCACAGCACCGGCCCGTCGGCCCGGGCGTCGGGGGCGGCGGCAGGCCCTTGCCGTCCGGCGCCCTTCCGCACCGGAGGCGCCTGCCGGAACCGGCACCGGCACCGGCACGGGCAGCAACCGCGACAGCGGACGGTACGTCAGCATCAGCGGTGTCGCCGCGACCGGCCGCCCGCCCTCCCGTCGGCGCGCACGCTCCCGTCGGCGCGCGCCGTCCCGTCGTACGCCGACCCGGTCTCATCTCTCACGGCCTCGGCCATGGCGCTGCCTACCTGTTCGGGAGCGGGGACGGGTCGGGCGACCGGGACGGGTCCGGCAGCGACACGCTCGCCGCGGGGAGCACGGCGGCCCGGCCCTGCGGCGGCGGCACGACCGCCGGGGTCCTGCGCCGTGCCGAGGTCACGGCCACGGCCTGCTCGTACACGGACATCAGCGCCTCGGCGCTGCGGCTGATGTCATAGCGCCGCACCACCGGCGGGACCGGCAGCCGGCCCGGGCCCTGACGCCGCAGGTCCCGCAGGGCGGTGCCCAGTTCATGGACGTTGAGGCCGAAGTGGCGGGCGCCGGGGGCCCGGTCGGCGGGCAGTTCGTCGACCGCCGGGCAGCTGCCGTAGAGCACATGCAGCCCGGACGCGAGCGCCTCCAGGACGGCCAGCCCGAACGCCTCGTCCGGGGAGGGCGAGACAAAGACGTCGATGGCGGAGAGCAGACCGGGGATATCGGGCCCGGCGGCCCCTCGGCCGGCGGCCGCCGTGTCGACCGCGCCGTCGCGCTCGCCCAGCAGATGGATCCGGTCGCCCGAGCCGAACTGCTCCGCCATCCGCCGCAGCATCTCCCGCTCCGGCCCCGCACCCGCCAACAGCAGGTGCACACCGGGCAGCTGGGTCACCGCGCGGACCAGCACATCGAACCGCTTGCCGGGCACCAGCCGTCCGGCGCCACCGACCACGAAGGCATCCAGCGGCAGGCCCAGCCGGGTACGCACCAGCGCCCGCGCCGCCGGGTCGAAACCGAACCGGTGGGCCTCGATCCCGTTGGGGACCACGTGGATCCGCTGCTCCGGTACGCCCCAGCGGCGCAGCCGGGCGGCGACGGTGTCCGAGACGGCGACCGTGGCCGTCCCCAGCCGTTCGGTGGCCCGGTAGAGGGTGCGGACGCCACGGGTCAGCCGGCGGCCCTCGATGACCGCGTCGCCCAGGGAGTGTTCGGTGGCGACCACGGCCCGTACGCCGGCCAGCCGGGCGGCGACCCGGCCGTAGACGCAGGCCCGGTAGAGGTGGGTGTGCACCAGGTCGTAGCCGCCGTCGCGGATCAGCCCGGCGAGACGGGGGAGCGCGGTCAGGTCGCGGTTGCCGGTCATGCCGAGGTGGCGGACGGGGGTGCCGTCGGCCTCGATGCCCTCGGCGACCGGGCCCGGACCGGTCAGAGTGAGGACCTCGCAGTGCGCGGGGAGCCGGCGCAGCAGCAGCCGCAGCTGCTGTTCGGCGCCGCCCACGTCGAGGTCTGTGATCACATGCAGAACCTTCACCGGATGCCTCCAGAGGTAGCGGCCGGGGTGGTGGTCCGGTCGGGGGGCAGGGCACGGCGCCACAGCGGGTGCAGGGCGCGGTT
This genomic stretch from Streptomyces nigrescens harbors:
- a CDS encoding NAD(P)-binding domain-containing protein: MYDLVVVGAGPYGLSIAAHAAAAGLRLRVLGRPMASWRAHMPDGMLLKSEPWSTDLSDPAGGHTLADYCAAHDLTAEHGVPLPLDTFAAYGRWFGERAVPQVEEVTVTSVRPDGDGFHVETDTGEQIPARTVALAVGVMPFVNRPWPLLELPPELASHSSDHRDLRRFAGQDVTVLGSGQSALETATLLAEQGARPRLVARADHLRWNAPPQPLARGRLRALRDPHSGLGTGWPNWLWSQMPGAVRRLPPGTRVHIAENALGPAGAWWLRERFEPAVPVLLGHRVRAAAPQDDGVRLHLTHTDGRTETLDTQHVVAATGFTPDLGRLRLLAPQVRTTLRTVGGSRAPELSSGFESSWPGLFFAGLLTAPSFGPSMRFVYGAAFTAARMLRGVQRRLGDRRGATTIPRPARDSTPAAH
- a CDS encoding glycosyltransferase; translated protein: MKVLHVITDLDVGGAEQQLRLLLRRLPAHCEVLTLTGPGPVAEGIEADGTPVRHLGMTGNRDLTALPRLAGLIRDGGYDLVHTHLYRACVYGRVAARLAGVRAVVATEHSLGDAVIEGRRLTRGVRTLYRATERLGTATVAVSDTVAARLRRWGVPEQRIHVVPNGIEAHRFGFDPAARALVRTRLGLPLDAFVVGGAGRLVPGKRFDVLVRAVTQLPGVHLLLAGAGPEREMLRRMAEQFGSGDRIHLLGERDGAVDTAAAGRGAAGPDIPGLLSAIDVFVSPSPDEAFGLAVLEALASGLHVLYGSCPAVDELPADRAPGARHFGLNVHELGTALRDLRRQGPGRLPVPPVVRRYDISRSAEALMSVYEQAVAVTSARRRTPAVVPPPQGRAAVLPAASVSLPDPSRSPDPSPLPNR